A region of Bombus huntii isolate Logan2020A chromosome 15, iyBomHunt1.1, whole genome shotgun sequence DNA encodes the following proteins:
- the LOC126873903 gene encoding serine/threonine-protein phosphatase 2A 56 kDa regulatory subunit gamma isoform-like isoform X3, whose amino-acid sequence MVHVDGYIPFSTGGLPKSPSFHQGLALATVLSRESNKPYLTNFTSHYQPLRPLLIETQQGNEREELFIQKLRQCCVLFDFESDPLSDLKWKEVKRTALNEMVEYVTKNKNVITEAIYPEAVNMFAVNLFRTLPPSSNPNGAEFDPEEDEPTLEAAWPHLQLVYEFFLRLLESQDFQPSIARRYIDQKFVLQLLELFDSEDPRERDFLKTTLHRIYGKFLGLRAYIRKQINNVFYRFIYETEHHNGIAELLEILGSIINGFALPLKEEHKIFLLKVLLPLHKAKSLSVYHPQLAYCVVQFLEKDPSLTEPVIRSLLKFWPKTHSPKEVMFLNELEEILDVIEPAEFQKVMDPLFRQLAKCVSSPHFQVAERALYYWNNEYIMSLISDNYAVILPIMYPAFYRNSRNHWNKTIHGLIYNALKLFMEMNQKVFDECTQQYYQDRQRERKFMKDRDEAWMRVEALAMRHPNYNATLKGITNTTSGTILQQQLDSPPPDEDGDTDQTPLTLEKIEAKANEAKKMTNSNKTKPLLRRKSDLPQDTYTMRALSDHKRADEYLVTPPDPNNC is encoded by the exons ATGGTTCACGTGGATGGATATATTCCTTTTTCGACTGGTGGCCTGCCAAAAAGTCCAAGCTTCCACCAGGGGCTCGCCTTGGCTACTGTTTTATCTCGAGAATCGAATAAACCTTACTTGACCAACTTCACTTCGCATTATCAACCGTTACGACCCCTATTAATCG aaACTCAACAAGGAAacgaaagagaagaattaTTCATCCAGAAACTACGGCAATGTTGTGTGCTATTCGACTTCGAGTCCGATCCTCTTTCGGATCTAAAATGGAAAGAGGTGAAGCGTACTGCCCTCAACGAGATGGTCGAATATGTCACCAAGAACAAAAACGTGATCACGGAGGCGATCTACCCTGAAGCGGTGAACATG TTTGCAGTGAATCTGTTTCGCACTCTTCCACCATCGTCGAATCCGAACGGAGCGGAGTTCGATCCGGAAGAGGATGAGCCAACGTTGGAAGCAGCCTGGCCTCACTTGCAACTAGTTTACGAATTCTTCTTACGATTGCTCGAGTCTCAGGATTTCCAGCCCTCCATCGCTAGACGTTACATAGACCAGAAGTTCGTGTTGCAACTTTTGGAACTATTTGACTCGGAGGATCCACGGGAAAGAGATTTCCTGAAGACAACGCTTCATAGGATTTATGGGAAGTTTTTGGGACTTAGAGCGTACATCAGGaagcaaataaataatgttttttatcgatttatatATGAAACCGAACACCATAATGGAATTGCCGAACTCCTTGAAATTTTGGGAAG TATAATCAATGGGTTCGCACTACCATTAAAAGAAGAAcacaaaatatttctattaaaggTACTTTTACCTTTACACAAAGCCAAATCGCTCTCTGTATATCATCCGCAATTAGCATACTGCGTGGTTCAGTTCCTGGAGAAGGACCCATCATTGACTGAACCTGTTATTAGAAGCCTGCTGAAATTTTGGCCGAAAACACATTCCCCTAAAGAAGTAATGTTTTTGAATGAGCTTGAAGAAATTCTCGATGTGATTGAACCTGCGGAATTTCAAAAAGTCATGGACCCATTATTTAGACAATTAGCGAAATGTGTATCATCTCCACACTTTCAG GTGGCTGAAAGGGCTCTGTATTACTGGAACAACGAATACATAATGTCCCTTATATCGGATAACTATGCAGTCATCCTACCAATCATGTATCCAGCATTCTACAGAAATTCTCGAAATCATTGGAACAAAACTATTCACGGCTTGATTTATAATGCATTGAAACTATTCATGGAGATGAATCAGAAAGTATTCGACGAGTGTACACAACAGTATTATCAG GATcgacagagagaaaggaagtTTATGAAAGACAGGGACGAAGCGTGGATGCGCGTTGAAGCATTAGCAATGAGACATCCGAATTACAACGCGACTCTAAAAGGTATTACGAATACAACATCTGGCACGATATTGCAACAACAATTAGACAGCCCTCCACCTGACGAAGACGGTGATACAGATCAGACTCCGCTCACATTGGAAAAGATAGAAGCGAAAGCGAACGAG GCAAAAAAAATGACCAACTCCAATAAAACAAAGCCACTTTTGCGAAGGAAAAGCGACTTACCCCAAGACACGTACACAATGCGGGCATTGTCCGATCACAAACGCGCAGACGAATATCTTGTTACGCCACCGGATCCTAACAATTGCTAG
- the LOC126873903 gene encoding serine/threonine-protein phosphatase 2A 56 kDa regulatory subunit gamma isoform-like isoform X4, with the protein MRAFKRIRERMYEKKKCRKETQQGNEREELFIQKLRQCCVLFDFESDPLSDLKWKEVKRTALNEMVEYVTKNKNVITEAIYPEAVNMFAVNLFRTLPPSSNPNGAEFDPEEDEPTLEAAWPHLQLVYEFFLRLLESQDFQPSIARRYIDQKFVLQLLELFDSEDPRERDFLKTTLHRIYGKFLGLRAYIRKQINNVFYRFIYETEHHNGIAELLEILGSIINGFALPLKEEHKIFLLKVLLPLHKAKSLSVYHPQLAYCVVQFLEKDPSLTEPVIRSLLKFWPKTHSPKEVMFLNELEEILDVIEPAEFQKVMDPLFRQLAKCVSSPHFQVAERALYYWNNEYIMSLISDNYAVILPIMYPAFYRNSRNHWNKTIHGLIYNALKLFMEMNQKVFDECTQQYYQDRQRERKFMKDRDEAWMRVEALAMRHPNYNATLKGITNTTSGTILQQQLDSPPPDEDGDTDQTPLTLEKIEAKANEAKKMTNSNKTKPLLRRKSDLPQDTYTMRALSDHKRADEYLVTPPDPNNC; encoded by the exons ATGAGAGCGTTTAAGAGGATAAGGGAGAGAATgtacgagaaaaagaaatgtagAAAAG aaACTCAACAAGGAAacgaaagagaagaattaTTCATCCAGAAACTACGGCAATGTTGTGTGCTATTCGACTTCGAGTCCGATCCTCTTTCGGATCTAAAATGGAAAGAGGTGAAGCGTACTGCCCTCAACGAGATGGTCGAATATGTCACCAAGAACAAAAACGTGATCACGGAGGCGATCTACCCTGAAGCGGTGAACATG TTTGCAGTGAATCTGTTTCGCACTCTTCCACCATCGTCGAATCCGAACGGAGCGGAGTTCGATCCGGAAGAGGATGAGCCAACGTTGGAAGCAGCCTGGCCTCACTTGCAACTAGTTTACGAATTCTTCTTACGATTGCTCGAGTCTCAGGATTTCCAGCCCTCCATCGCTAGACGTTACATAGACCAGAAGTTCGTGTTGCAACTTTTGGAACTATTTGACTCGGAGGATCCACGGGAAAGAGATTTCCTGAAGACAACGCTTCATAGGATTTATGGGAAGTTTTTGGGACTTAGAGCGTACATCAGGaagcaaataaataatgttttttatcgatttatatATGAAACCGAACACCATAATGGAATTGCCGAACTCCTTGAAATTTTGGGAAG TATAATCAATGGGTTCGCACTACCATTAAAAGAAGAAcacaaaatatttctattaaaggTACTTTTACCTTTACACAAAGCCAAATCGCTCTCTGTATATCATCCGCAATTAGCATACTGCGTGGTTCAGTTCCTGGAGAAGGACCCATCATTGACTGAACCTGTTATTAGAAGCCTGCTGAAATTTTGGCCGAAAACACATTCCCCTAAAGAAGTAATGTTTTTGAATGAGCTTGAAGAAATTCTCGATGTGATTGAACCTGCGGAATTTCAAAAAGTCATGGACCCATTATTTAGACAATTAGCGAAATGTGTATCATCTCCACACTTTCAG GTGGCTGAAAGGGCTCTGTATTACTGGAACAACGAATACATAATGTCCCTTATATCGGATAACTATGCAGTCATCCTACCAATCATGTATCCAGCATTCTACAGAAATTCTCGAAATCATTGGAACAAAACTATTCACGGCTTGATTTATAATGCATTGAAACTATTCATGGAGATGAATCAGAAAGTATTCGACGAGTGTACACAACAGTATTATCAG GATcgacagagagaaaggaagtTTATGAAAGACAGGGACGAAGCGTGGATGCGCGTTGAAGCATTAGCAATGAGACATCCGAATTACAACGCGACTCTAAAAGGTATTACGAATACAACATCTGGCACGATATTGCAACAACAATTAGACAGCCCTCCACCTGACGAAGACGGTGATACAGATCAGACTCCGCTCACATTGGAAAAGATAGAAGCGAAAGCGAACGAG GCAAAAAAAATGACCAACTCCAATAAAACAAAGCCACTTTTGCGAAGGAAAAGCGACTTACCCCAAGACACGTACACAATGCGGGCATTGTCCGATCACAAACGCGCAGACGAATATCTTGTTACGCCACCGGATCCTAACAATTGCTAG
- the LOC126873903 gene encoding serine/threonine-protein phosphatase 2A 56 kDa regulatory subunit gamma isoform-like isoform X1 has translation MSSRQSKKEKDATKIGKDKGKNGKDGETSDETNKVAGGPPVTAAPPPPTLINKIKYQPGGPVIKKDKRQSSSRFNISKNRELQKLPLLSETQQGNEREELFIQKLRQCCVLFDFESDPLSDLKWKEVKRTALNEMVEYVTKNKNVITEAIYPEAVNMFAVNLFRTLPPSSNPNGAEFDPEEDEPTLEAAWPHLQLVYEFFLRLLESQDFQPSIARRYIDQKFVLQLLELFDSEDPRERDFLKTTLHRIYGKFLGLRAYIRKQINNVFYRFIYETEHHNGIAELLEILGSIINGFALPLKEEHKIFLLKVLLPLHKAKSLSVYHPQLAYCVVQFLEKDPSLTEPVIRSLLKFWPKTHSPKEVMFLNELEEILDVIEPAEFQKVMDPLFRQLAKCVSSPHFQVAERALYYWNNEYIMSLISDNYAVILPIMYPAFYRNSRNHWNKTIHGLIYNALKLFMEMNQKVFDECTQQYYQDRQRERKFMKDRDEAWMRVEALAMRHPNYNATLKGITNTTSGTILQQQLDSPPPDEDGDTDQTPLTLEKIEAKANEAKKMTNSNKTKPLLRRKSDLPQDTYTMRALSDHKRADEYLVTPPDPNNC, from the exons ATGTCGAGTCGGCagtcgaaaaaagaaaag GATGCGACGAAGATTGGCAAGGACAAGGGAAAGAACGGCAAGGACGGCGAGACCAGTGACGAG ACGAATAAGGTAGCAGGAGGACCACCGGTAACCGCCGCACCACCACCACCGACGTTGATTAACAAAATCAAATACCAACCCGGAGGCCCTGTGATAAAGAAAGATAAACGGCAAAGTAGCTCAAGATTTAACATATCGAAAAATCGTGAACTTCAAAAATTGCCGCTTCTATCCG aaACTCAACAAGGAAacgaaagagaagaattaTTCATCCAGAAACTACGGCAATGTTGTGTGCTATTCGACTTCGAGTCCGATCCTCTTTCGGATCTAAAATGGAAAGAGGTGAAGCGTACTGCCCTCAACGAGATGGTCGAATATGTCACCAAGAACAAAAACGTGATCACGGAGGCGATCTACCCTGAAGCGGTGAACATG TTTGCAGTGAATCTGTTTCGCACTCTTCCACCATCGTCGAATCCGAACGGAGCGGAGTTCGATCCGGAAGAGGATGAGCCAACGTTGGAAGCAGCCTGGCCTCACTTGCAACTAGTTTACGAATTCTTCTTACGATTGCTCGAGTCTCAGGATTTCCAGCCCTCCATCGCTAGACGTTACATAGACCAGAAGTTCGTGTTGCAACTTTTGGAACTATTTGACTCGGAGGATCCACGGGAAAGAGATTTCCTGAAGACAACGCTTCATAGGATTTATGGGAAGTTTTTGGGACTTAGAGCGTACATCAGGaagcaaataaataatgttttttatcgatttatatATGAAACCGAACACCATAATGGAATTGCCGAACTCCTTGAAATTTTGGGAAG TATAATCAATGGGTTCGCACTACCATTAAAAGAAGAAcacaaaatatttctattaaaggTACTTTTACCTTTACACAAAGCCAAATCGCTCTCTGTATATCATCCGCAATTAGCATACTGCGTGGTTCAGTTCCTGGAGAAGGACCCATCATTGACTGAACCTGTTATTAGAAGCCTGCTGAAATTTTGGCCGAAAACACATTCCCCTAAAGAAGTAATGTTTTTGAATGAGCTTGAAGAAATTCTCGATGTGATTGAACCTGCGGAATTTCAAAAAGTCATGGACCCATTATTTAGACAATTAGCGAAATGTGTATCATCTCCACACTTTCAG GTGGCTGAAAGGGCTCTGTATTACTGGAACAACGAATACATAATGTCCCTTATATCGGATAACTATGCAGTCATCCTACCAATCATGTATCCAGCATTCTACAGAAATTCTCGAAATCATTGGAACAAAACTATTCACGGCTTGATTTATAATGCATTGAAACTATTCATGGAGATGAATCAGAAAGTATTCGACGAGTGTACACAACAGTATTATCAG GATcgacagagagaaaggaagtTTATGAAAGACAGGGACGAAGCGTGGATGCGCGTTGAAGCATTAGCAATGAGACATCCGAATTACAACGCGACTCTAAAAGGTATTACGAATACAACATCTGGCACGATATTGCAACAACAATTAGACAGCCCTCCACCTGACGAAGACGGTGATACAGATCAGACTCCGCTCACATTGGAAAAGATAGAAGCGAAAGCGAACGAG GCAAAAAAAATGACCAACTCCAATAAAACAAAGCCACTTTTGCGAAGGAAAAGCGACTTACCCCAAGACACGTACACAATGCGGGCATTGTCCGATCACAAACGCGCAGACGAATATCTTGTTACGCCACCGGATCCTAACAATTGCTAG
- the LOC126873903 gene encoding serine/threonine-protein phosphatase 2A 56 kDa regulatory subunit gamma isoform-like isoform X2, producing MDATKIGKDKGKNGKDGETSDETNKVAGGPPVTAAPPPPTLINKIKYQPGGPVIKKDKRQSSSRFNISKNRELQKLPLLSETQQGNEREELFIQKLRQCCVLFDFESDPLSDLKWKEVKRTALNEMVEYVTKNKNVITEAIYPEAVNMFAVNLFRTLPPSSNPNGAEFDPEEDEPTLEAAWPHLQLVYEFFLRLLESQDFQPSIARRYIDQKFVLQLLELFDSEDPRERDFLKTTLHRIYGKFLGLRAYIRKQINNVFYRFIYETEHHNGIAELLEILGSIINGFALPLKEEHKIFLLKVLLPLHKAKSLSVYHPQLAYCVVQFLEKDPSLTEPVIRSLLKFWPKTHSPKEVMFLNELEEILDVIEPAEFQKVMDPLFRQLAKCVSSPHFQVAERALYYWNNEYIMSLISDNYAVILPIMYPAFYRNSRNHWNKTIHGLIYNALKLFMEMNQKVFDECTQQYYQDRQRERKFMKDRDEAWMRVEALAMRHPNYNATLKGITNTTSGTILQQQLDSPPPDEDGDTDQTPLTLEKIEAKANEAKKMTNSNKTKPLLRRKSDLPQDTYTMRALSDHKRADEYLVTPPDPNNC from the exons ATG GATGCGACGAAGATTGGCAAGGACAAGGGAAAGAACGGCAAGGACGGCGAGACCAGTGACGAG ACGAATAAGGTAGCAGGAGGACCACCGGTAACCGCCGCACCACCACCACCGACGTTGATTAACAAAATCAAATACCAACCCGGAGGCCCTGTGATAAAGAAAGATAAACGGCAAAGTAGCTCAAGATTTAACATATCGAAAAATCGTGAACTTCAAAAATTGCCGCTTCTATCCG aaACTCAACAAGGAAacgaaagagaagaattaTTCATCCAGAAACTACGGCAATGTTGTGTGCTATTCGACTTCGAGTCCGATCCTCTTTCGGATCTAAAATGGAAAGAGGTGAAGCGTACTGCCCTCAACGAGATGGTCGAATATGTCACCAAGAACAAAAACGTGATCACGGAGGCGATCTACCCTGAAGCGGTGAACATG TTTGCAGTGAATCTGTTTCGCACTCTTCCACCATCGTCGAATCCGAACGGAGCGGAGTTCGATCCGGAAGAGGATGAGCCAACGTTGGAAGCAGCCTGGCCTCACTTGCAACTAGTTTACGAATTCTTCTTACGATTGCTCGAGTCTCAGGATTTCCAGCCCTCCATCGCTAGACGTTACATAGACCAGAAGTTCGTGTTGCAACTTTTGGAACTATTTGACTCGGAGGATCCACGGGAAAGAGATTTCCTGAAGACAACGCTTCATAGGATTTATGGGAAGTTTTTGGGACTTAGAGCGTACATCAGGaagcaaataaataatgttttttatcgatttatatATGAAACCGAACACCATAATGGAATTGCCGAACTCCTTGAAATTTTGGGAAG TATAATCAATGGGTTCGCACTACCATTAAAAGAAGAAcacaaaatatttctattaaaggTACTTTTACCTTTACACAAAGCCAAATCGCTCTCTGTATATCATCCGCAATTAGCATACTGCGTGGTTCAGTTCCTGGAGAAGGACCCATCATTGACTGAACCTGTTATTAGAAGCCTGCTGAAATTTTGGCCGAAAACACATTCCCCTAAAGAAGTAATGTTTTTGAATGAGCTTGAAGAAATTCTCGATGTGATTGAACCTGCGGAATTTCAAAAAGTCATGGACCCATTATTTAGACAATTAGCGAAATGTGTATCATCTCCACACTTTCAG GTGGCTGAAAGGGCTCTGTATTACTGGAACAACGAATACATAATGTCCCTTATATCGGATAACTATGCAGTCATCCTACCAATCATGTATCCAGCATTCTACAGAAATTCTCGAAATCATTGGAACAAAACTATTCACGGCTTGATTTATAATGCATTGAAACTATTCATGGAGATGAATCAGAAAGTATTCGACGAGTGTACACAACAGTATTATCAG GATcgacagagagaaaggaagtTTATGAAAGACAGGGACGAAGCGTGGATGCGCGTTGAAGCATTAGCAATGAGACATCCGAATTACAACGCGACTCTAAAAGGTATTACGAATACAACATCTGGCACGATATTGCAACAACAATTAGACAGCCCTCCACCTGACGAAGACGGTGATACAGATCAGACTCCGCTCACATTGGAAAAGATAGAAGCGAAAGCGAACGAG GCAAAAAAAATGACCAACTCCAATAAAACAAAGCCACTTTTGCGAAGGAAAAGCGACTTACCCCAAGACACGTACACAATGCGGGCATTGTCCGATCACAAACGCGCAGACGAATATCTTGTTACGCCACCGGATCCTAACAATTGCTAG
- the LOC126873904 gene encoding zinc finger protein ZPR1, producing the protein MAVDQKQSTEAKAKPIFRDLSAEDPEPETTEIESLCMNCEKNGVTRLLLTKIPHYKDIVVMSFDCEHCGFQNNEIQNSGKIADKGIRITLQVKTPRDLNRQIVKSDYTSVKIPSLDFEIPSRSQKGEITTIEGIIERTIVGLEQDQSARRQKCPDAASQIDHFLEKIRKLKSLEKPFTIIFEDISGECHVENPKAMLKDEGCTTVQFKRTTEQDHILGIYSENDTDDTLLKPIQEGEYPLEQIEGEVLSFRTNCPECNFPCETNMKLTKIPHFKEVVIMATVCESCGHRTNEVKSGGGIEPTGVKIEVTIIGREDFSRDLLKSETCHMEIPELEVEIGPAALGGRFTTVEGILVAIKEQLSSSTAFSGDSSDPETVKRMEAFISHLNEVLEGKQKITLVLDDPAGNSYIQSLSDEGLDSGLKIIKYERSFDQNEELGLNDMKVEDY; encoded by the exons ATGGCAGTAGATCAAAAACAAAGTACTGAAGCAAAAGCAAAACCAATATTTCGTGATTTGTCGGCTGAAGATCCGGAGCCAGAAACAACAGAGATAGAGAGTCTCTGTATGAATTGCGAAAAAAAT GGTGTTACTAGATTACTCTTGACAAAGATTCCGCATTACAAAGATATTGTGGTGATGTCCTTTGATTGCGAACACTGTGGCTTCCAAAATAATGAGATACAAAATAGTGGAAAAATTGCAGACAAGGGAATTAGGATAACGCTGCAAGTTAAAACTCCTAGGGATCTGAATCGTCAAATAGTTAAATCAGACTACACTAGTGTAAAAATTCCATCCTTGGACTTTGAGATTCCATCTAGATCACAAAAAGGAGAGATTACGACAATTGAGGGAATAATAGAAAGAACTATTGTGGGATTGGAGCAAGATCAGTCTGCAAGGAGACAAAAATGTCCAGATGCTGCGTCCCAAATTGACCACTTTCTTGAGAAGATAAGGAAGCTTAAATCTTTAGAGAAGCCCTTTACTATAATATTTGAAGATATATCAGGCGAATGTCATGTAGAGAATCCAAAAGCCATGTTAAAAGATGAAGGATGTACTACAGTGCAGTTTAAAAGAACAACGGAGCAAGATCATATTTTAGGAATCTACTCGGAAAATGATACAGATGATACTTTGTTAAAACCTATACAAGAAGGAGAATATCCTTTGGAACAAATTGAAGGAGAAGTACTTTCTTTCAGAACAAATTGTCCAGAGTGTAATTTTCCATGTGAAACAAACATGAAATTAACca AAATTCCACATTTTAAGGAAGTTGTAATTATGGCAACGGTTTGCGAGTCTTGTGGACACAGAACGAATGAAGTCAAGAGCGGAGGAGGTATCGAACCCACGGGAGTGAAAATAGAAGTCACAATTATAGGAAGAGAGGACTTTAGCCGTGACTTGTTGAAATCTGAAACTTGCCATATGGAAATTCCCGAACTGGAGGTGGAAATCGGTCCCGCTGCCTTAGGTGGACGTTTCACTACAGTAGAAGGCATTTTAGTAGCGATAAAAGAGCAATTATCATCATCGACAGCTTTCAGCGGTGATAGTAGCGATCCAGAAACTGTTAAACGGATGGAAGCCTTCATATCTCACTTAAATGAGGTTTTGGAAGGGAAACAAAAGATCACGCTTGTATTAGATGATCCAGCAGGCAATAGTTACATTCAGAGCCTGTCAGATGAAGGTTTAGATAGCGGtttaaaaatcattaaatATGAAAGAAGTTTCGATCAGAACGAAGAACTGGGGTTGAACGATATGAAAGTTGAAGACTATTAA
- the LOC126873912 gene encoding dynein axonemal light chain 1-like — translation MAKATTCKDAIQRWEEKTGLIASEQKEIILSFQWPPIERMDNNLAALTAVEKLSLSTNMIEKITGINSLKNLKILSLSRNNLKTFSGLEAVGEHLEELWISYNQIEKIKGVNVLKALKVLYMSNNLVKDWAEFNRLQEIPNLEDLLFINNPICENMDTESWRSQATRRLPKLKKLDAIPVV, via the exons ATG GCTAAAGCAACAACATGTAAAGACGCTATTCAACGGTGGGAAGAAAAAACTGGTTTGATCGCCAGCGAACAGAAAGAAATCATTTTGTCTTTTCAATGGCCTCCGATTGAAAGAATGGATAATAATTTAGCGGCACTTACCGCCGTCGA GAAATTATCTCTCTCAACGAATATGATAGAGAAAATTACTGGTATCAATTCtttaaagaatttaaaaattctatctcTGAGCCGTAACAATCTTAAGACGTTCTCCGGATTGGAAGCAGTTGGAGAACATTTAGAAGAATTATGGATTTCATATAATCAGATCGAAAAAATTAAAGGTGTTAACGTATTAAAAGCGCTGAAAGTACTTTACATGTCAAATAATTTGGTAAAAGACTGGGCGGAGTTTAATCGTCTACAAGAAATACCGAATCTCGAAgatttattgtttattaataATCCTATTTGTGAAAATATGGACACGGAATCTTGGCGTAGTCAGGCAACCAGAAGACTTCCAAAACTAAAGAAACTTGATGCTATACCGGTTGTATAA
- the LOC126873887 gene encoding sideroflexin-2-like, whose translation MNVSERIDIDKPLWDQSTYIGRLKHFAFITDCRMIFVNDQKLREAKQFCDDYKRGNIPPGTRMSDVIRAKQLRDGAFHPQTGELVPVVTRLSFQMPTSVILTASMLACQKSTLAIIIIQAVHQIHNAIVNDVYKSKLNGDDKSVKRAYLCALATGSIMTICCKRILAQKSYTFTRCLPFCAVTTGHIINLPVIRYKEITTGIPIYMKDKTEPFMKSKVAAVKSICECLVSRIAMSIPCFLLIPIITQKLMPYCFSQHRPWILIPIQTGLCAIGCIFAIPSALAIFPERSSMSPILMKLYPSEYEQFKEHAKEHIDKVYYNKGI comes from the exons ATGAACGTCAGCGAAAGAATCGATATTGATAAACCATTATGGGATCAGTCTACGTATATTGGTAGACTGAAACATTTCGCTTTCATTACTGATTGCCGTATGATTTTTGTGAACGATCAGAAATTAAGAGAAGCTAAACAATTCTGTGATGATTACAA AAGAGGCAATATACCTCCTGGAACACGAATGTCCGATGTTATTCGTGCAAAACAACTCAGAGACGGTGCATTTCATCCACAAACTGGTGAATTAGTACCCGTTGTTACTAGATTGTCCTTTCAAATGCCTACTTCGGTTATACTTACGGCGTCTATGTTAGCGTGTCAAAA AAGTACCCttgctataataataattcaagcAGTACATCAAATACATAATGCTATTGTAAATGACGTATACAAAAGTAAGCTAAATGGCGATGATAAAAGTGTAAAAAGAGCTTATTTATGTGCACTTGCAACAGGCTCTATCATGACTATTTGTTGCAAAAGAATATTGGCTCAAAAATCATATACTTTTACT AGGTGTTTACCATTTTGTGCAGTGACTACTGGTCACATAATAAATTTGCCAGTCATACGTTACAAAGAGATCACAACAGGAATTCCAATATACATGAAAGACAAAACAGAACCTTTCATGAAATCAAAAGTAGCAGCTGTAAAAAGTATTTGTGAATGTTTAGTCTCAAGAATAGCTATGTCCATACCATGCTTTCTTCTCATTCCAATCATCACTCAAAAACTTATGCCCTATTGTTTTTCTCAGCATCGACCATGGATCTTAATTCCAATTCAAACTGGTTTATGTGCTATAGG ctGCATATTTGCAATTCCATCCGCCCTTGCGATTTTCCCCGAACGAAg CTCTATGAGTCCGATATTGATGAAGTTGTATCCATCCGAATATGAACAGTTTAAGGAACATGCGAAAGAACATATAGACAAAGTGTATTATAATAAAGGTATATAA
- the LOC126873907 gene encoding general transcription factor IIH subunit 3 has translation MSNEIETSLLIVVLDVNPVQRIIKQETRILTQCLDSTVVFANAHLMQSSNNQLAVIACHSHGAKFLYPCEKPLEIRQIDGQYEKFTMIERTIRQQLQQVINEISMDKPLNGESLISGALTMALCYVARLEREKVASEKIYSRILVITASNDSATQYMNYMNIFFTAQKMGIILDVCSLDQELTLLQQGCDITGGNYLKVPQLNGLLQYLLWIFLPDPNVRSKLVLPPPVKVDYRAACFCHQELIDIGYVCSICLSIFCKFSPICTTCHTVFKIPGPIPMKMKKKKKNVDIVH, from the exons ATGTCAAATG aaatagaAACAAGTTTATTAATAGTTGTATTAGACGTAAACCCTGTGCAAAGAATTATAAAACAGGAAACAAGGATATTGACGCAATGCTTAGACTCTACTGTTGTTTTTGCGAATGCTCATTTAATGCAATCATCTAATAATCAACTTGCCGTGATAGCATGTCATAGTCATGGAGCAAAATTCTTATATCCTTGTGAAAAACCACTAGAAATTAGACAAATTGACGGACAATATGAAAAGTTTACCATGATTGAACGTACCATACGGCAACAATTGCAACAAGTtatcaatgaaatttccatGGATAAACCATTAAATGGAGAAAGTCTTATATCCGGAGCATTGACTATGGCATTGTGTTATGTTGCAAGGTTAGAAAgggagaaagttgctagtgaaaaaatatattccaGAATCCTTGTGATCACAGCTAGTAATGATTCAGCAACGCAATATATGAATTACATGAACATATTCTTCACTGCCCAAAAAATG GGAATAATATTGGATGTATGCAGCTTAGATCAAGAATTGACTTTACTTCAACAAGGCTGTGATATTACTGGTGGGAATTATCTAAAAGTGCCCCAACTTAATGGATTATTACAGTATTTATTg TGGATATTTTTACCAGACCCAAACGTTAGATCAAAGTTAGTACTTCCACCACCTGTGAAAGTAGATTATAGAGCAGCATGCTTTTGTCACCAAGAACTAATTGATATTGGCTATGTATGCTCCATATGTTTATCAA tattttgtaaatttagtCCAATATGCACAACGTGTCA CACAGTGTTCAAAATACCAGGACCTATTCccatgaaaatgaaaaaaaagaaaaagaatgtaGATATAGTAcattaa